One segment of Thermosynechococcus sp. HN-54 DNA contains the following:
- a CDS encoding MBL fold metallo-hydrolase, translating into MLFRQLFDYDTWTYSYLIADEATGEAALVDSVLEQVDRDVQLIEQLGLKLRYCLETHVHADHITGAGKVRERTGCKTLVPENAHVDCADGYIKDGEVIHVGSIPIQAIATLGHTDSHMAFLVNGTHLLTGDSLFIRGCGRTDFQSGDAGAMYDAVTQRLFTLPDTTLVYPGHDYRGHTVSTIGEEKRFNPRFVGRDRQQFIEFMANLKLPDPKKIMEAVPANQQCGMVAAAV; encoded by the coding sequence ATGCTGTTTCGCCAACTCTTTGACTACGACACTTGGACCTATTCCTACCTGATTGCCGATGAAGCTACGGGTGAGGCCGCCTTGGTGGATAGTGTGCTGGAACAGGTGGATCGCGATGTGCAGTTAATTGAGCAATTGGGGTTGAAATTGCGCTACTGCTTAGAAACCCATGTCCACGCTGACCACATTACCGGGGCAGGCAAAGTCCGCGAACGCACCGGCTGCAAAACCCTAGTCCCTGAAAATGCCCATGTGGATTGTGCCGATGGCTATATTAAAGACGGTGAAGTCATTCACGTCGGCAGCATTCCGATTCAGGCGATCGCCACCTTGGGTCACACCGATAGCCACATGGCTTTCTTGGTGAATGGTACTCACCTATTGACGGGCGATTCCCTCTTTATCCGTGGCTGTGGGCGCACTGACTTCCAAAGTGGCGATGCGGGTGCCATGTACGATGCGGTAACGCAGCGGCTCTTTACGCTTCCAGACACCACATTGGTCTATCCCGGCCATGACTATCGCGGTCACACCGTTTCCACCATTGGTGAGGAAAAACGCTTTAATCCTCGCTTTGTGGGTCGCGATCGCCAGCAGTTCATTGAGTTTATGGCCAATCTCAAGCTACCTGATCCCAAGAAAATCATGGAAGCGGTACCCGCGAATCAGCAGTGTGGAATGGTTGCCGCTGCCGTCTAG
- a CDS encoding FAD-linked oxidase C-terminal domain-containing protein: MSTLQQLTPWQRVTEELTAIVGKGSVISDAAEALVYECDGLSMYRQRPKLVVLPQTTAQVSAILKLCDRYRIPFVARGSGTGLSGGALPHREGILIVTSRMNQILEIDLANQQVVVQPGVINAWVTQAVADQGFYYAPDPSSQIICSIGGNVAENSGGVHCLKYGVTTNHVLGLTVVLPNGEIVELGGAAPEMPGYDLMGVFVGSEGTLGIATEIRLRILKQAEAIAVLLADFTTIEAAGETVSAIIRAGIIPAGMEIMDNLSINAVEDVVATNCYPRDAGAVLLVEVDGLEAEVPILQERVTRICYEQGSRHVTVATEAEDRLRLWKGRKAAFAAAGRLSPNYFVQDGVIPRSQLATVLKEIEQLSQRSGYRIANVFHAGDGNLHPLILYDQAVPGALAEVEALGGEILKLCVRLGGSISGEHGIGSDKACFMSEMFSPADLETMQQVRSAFDPKRLANPEKVFPTPRTCGEAAHQLKDFPNIEAF; the protein is encoded by the coding sequence ATGTCCACACTACAGCAACTGACCCCTTGGCAGCGGGTAACGGAGGAGCTAACAGCCATTGTCGGCAAGGGTAGCGTCATCAGTGATGCAGCGGAAGCCCTTGTGTATGAGTGCGATGGCCTATCTATGTATCGGCAGCGGCCAAAGCTGGTTGTGCTCCCCCAAACCACTGCACAGGTCTCAGCGATTCTCAAGCTGTGCGATCGCTACAGGATTCCCTTTGTTGCCCGTGGCTCTGGCACTGGCTTATCGGGAGGGGCATTACCCCACCGCGAGGGCATCCTCATCGTCACGTCCCGTATGAACCAAATTCTAGAGATTGATCTGGCCAACCAGCAGGTGGTGGTGCAGCCGGGGGTGATCAATGCTTGGGTGACTCAAGCGGTTGCTGATCAAGGCTTTTACTATGCCCCTGATCCATCGAGTCAAATCATTTGCTCTATTGGCGGCAACGTCGCTGAAAATTCCGGGGGCGTTCACTGCCTGAAGTATGGGGTGACCACGAACCATGTGCTGGGACTCACGGTGGTCTTGCCCAATGGCGAGATTGTTGAACTGGGCGGTGCTGCTCCAGAAATGCCCGGCTACGATCTCATGGGGGTCTTTGTTGGCTCCGAAGGGACACTGGGGATTGCTACAGAAATTCGGCTGCGCATTCTCAAACAGGCGGAGGCGATCGCCGTTCTCTTGGCCGACTTCACCACAATTGAAGCAGCAGGGGAAACCGTTTCCGCCATTATTCGGGCAGGGATCATTCCCGCTGGCATGGAAATTATGGACAACCTGAGTATCAATGCCGTCGAGGATGTGGTGGCCACCAATTGCTACCCCCGCGATGCCGGTGCGGTCTTGCTTGTGGAAGTGGATGGCCTTGAGGCAGAAGTGCCCATTTTGCAGGAGCGGGTCACGCGCATTTGCTATGAACAGGGGTCACGCCACGTAACGGTTGCCACAGAGGCTGAAGATCGCCTCCGCCTTTGGAAGGGTCGCAAAGCTGCCTTTGCTGCTGCCGGTCGCCTCAGTCCTAATTATTTTGTCCAAGATGGGGTGATTCCCCGCAGTCAACTGGCCACCGTCCTAAAAGAAATCGAACAACTGAGCCAACGTAGTGGCTATCGCATTGCCAATGTCTTCCACGCTGGCGATGGCAATCTGCATCCCTTGATTCTCTACGATCAGGCTGTACCGGGTGCTCTTGCAGAGGTGGAAGCCTTGGGCGGTGAAATTCTCAAGCTCTGTGTGCGCTTGGGGGGAAGCATTTCTGGGGAACATGGCATTGGCAGCGATAAGGCTTGTTTCATGAGTGAGATGTTTAGCCCAGCCGATTTAGAGACAATGCAGCAAGTGCGCTCAGCCTTTGATCCCAAACGCCTTGCCAACCCCGAAAAGGTGTTTCCCACACCCCGCACCTGTGGCGAAGCCGCCCATCAACTCAAAGACTTTCCCAACATTGAGGCATTTTAA
- the cobW gene encoding cobalamin biosynthesis protein CobW: MSAKIPVTIITGFLGSGKTTLIRQLLQNAAGRRIAVIVNEFGDVGIDGELLQACCDRTAGIWELTNGCLCCTVQDEFLPTMQTLLARRQEIDHIVIETSGLALPKPLVMAFRWPQVRHAATVDGVVTVVDGVALAAGQVSADLEALFAQKAADPSLEHEDTPLEELFNDQLACADLVILSKADQLAPERVEQLLRELRCQLPSRIKLLAAHHGQVAADLLLGFNAAVEEDLGQRPSHHDFEEDHDHDAEIQAVCLELGAWDLQRLRQSLERLLQVPDIYRIKGFAAIEGKPMRLVVQGVGQRLDSFYDRPWQATESRRTRLVVIGRQLDQQELLSHFG, translated from the coding sequence ATGAGTGCAAAAATTCCAGTCACGATTATCACGGGTTTTCTAGGGAGCGGTAAAACGACCCTGATTCGGCAGTTGCTCCAGAATGCAGCGGGCAGGCGCATTGCCGTGATTGTGAATGAATTTGGCGATGTGGGCATTGATGGCGAACTCTTGCAGGCCTGTTGCGATCGCACAGCGGGCATCTGGGAACTCACCAATGGTTGCCTCTGTTGTACTGTGCAGGATGAATTTTTGCCAACGATGCAAACCCTCTTGGCACGACGCCAGGAGATTGATCACATCGTCATTGAAACGTCAGGACTGGCCTTGCCCAAGCCGCTTGTGATGGCCTTTCGTTGGCCGCAGGTGCGCCATGCTGCCACCGTGGATGGCGTGGTGACAGTGGTGGACGGTGTTGCCTTAGCAGCGGGTCAAGTGAGTGCTGATCTCGAGGCGCTCTTTGCCCAAAAGGCCGCCGATCCTAGCTTGGAGCATGAGGACACGCCCCTTGAGGAACTCTTTAACGATCAATTGGCCTGTGCCGATTTGGTCATCCTCAGCAAGGCGGATCAACTGGCGCCTGAGCGCGTCGAGCAACTCCTCAGGGAACTCCGCTGCCAACTGCCCTCGCGGATTAAGCTGCTTGCGGCGCATCATGGACAGGTTGCGGCAGATCTGCTGCTGGGGTTTAATGCGGCGGTGGAGGAGGACTTGGGACAGCGGCCGAGTCACCATGATTTTGAAGAGGATCACGATCACGATGCCGAGATTCAAGCAGTTTGTTTAGAGCTGGGGGCTTGGGATCTGCAACGCCTACGTCAATCCCTCGAGCGCTTGCTGCAAGTACCTGACATTTACCGCATTAAGGGATTTGCGGCGATTGAGGGCAAACCCATGCGTTTGGTGGTGCAAGGGGTCGGTCAACGGTTAGACTCGTTTTACGATCGCCCGTGGCAAGCGACAGAGTCACGTCGCACCCGTCTAGTGGTGATTGGTCGTCAGTTGGATCAACAGGAACTGCTGTCCCATTTTGGCTAG
- a CDS encoding NAD-binding protein, translated as MASLQNIIDRQLHQLLGSRAKWFIDVGDRHLGIWIEATSIDLNQLATWGKTFWQQWQRGTLLLFAAEPHQPFPYWWKSWSVASAMSEAAQMGEGETTAGDRFIICGLGSLGQFCIQSLRRFAGEHLTLEICAIERRANIEWEIPHLTELLTEPVIVGDCRQEAVLRAAGIDRCRTLLAVTSDEATNIATAIVARRLNPEVHLVVRSSRDNLNALLEKKLGSFVALNPTELPAPAFALAALEENILAAFTIEGQQFRVLQQTITTDSPLVGTPVHRWQRRHQRLISVRACHSQSSIFQPTRPHRLFNHWPPDLLFEVGDRPIWIERVEVVKSLPIPDPNPIQRLIQQMRQLPEQAEQFWQWIHRDRSRELIFNGLWIGSGLWLLTALLLRYNVPDLTWQKAFAAGFILLLGGFGDVFGGLENDPVPPWLLVVCILVAIVSLLFIVGVLGLLAEKLLQARFDFLRKRPPLPTADHVIVVGLDRIGQQVVQILRSFRQPLVILVDDPEQTQLFEDLPMLFGNIPEKLLQAHLDTAKSVVLTTADEMLNLEVALIARQATEQRESPIGLVIGIYDPTLTNDLRELLPRARPLCAYALAAEAFAGAAFGETMLGLFQIDQQTVLIADYTVTAGDTLEGKLIGEVAYGYAVIPIFYNRHEQFLGGETSHQFLPSETLQLTVGDRLIVLATIDGLRRIEQGKMAPRRLWRLWVGHPRNAEAALEIGNLITKITGLPLPRSRTFIQHLPATLTLALYEPQAFRLGQQLQALAPVRLFPLVAQETP; from the coding sequence ATGGCCAGCCTTCAGAACATCATTGACCGCCAACTGCATCAACTATTGGGCAGCAGGGCAAAGTGGTTCATTGATGTTGGCGATCGCCACCTTGGCATCTGGATTGAAGCGACAAGCATTGATCTGAATCAGTTAGCCACATGGGGTAAGACCTTTTGGCAGCAGTGGCAGCGGGGCACCCTGCTCCTGTTTGCAGCAGAACCCCATCAACCGTTTCCCTATTGGTGGAAATCCTGGTCTGTTGCCTCAGCCATGTCAGAAGCGGCTCAGATGGGAGAAGGAGAGACAACGGCGGGCGATCGCTTTATTATCTGTGGACTAGGCAGTTTGGGGCAGTTTTGCATTCAAAGTCTGCGGCGCTTTGCCGGTGAGCACCTGACCTTAGAGATTTGTGCCATTGAGCGGCGTGCCAACATTGAGTGGGAAATTCCCCACTTGACAGAGTTACTCACTGAACCAGTGATTGTGGGTGATTGTCGTCAGGAAGCCGTTCTTAGAGCTGCTGGAATTGATCGCTGCCGCACCCTACTCGCAGTCACCAGTGATGAGGCCACCAATATTGCCACAGCCATCGTTGCTCGCCGCTTAAATCCTGAGGTTCACCTTGTGGTGCGCTCCAGTCGCGATAATCTCAATGCGCTTCTAGAGAAAAAATTGGGGAGCTTCGTCGCTCTAAATCCTACGGAACTGCCAGCACCTGCCTTTGCCCTTGCGGCCCTTGAGGAAAATATTCTTGCTGCGTTTACGATTGAGGGGCAGCAGTTTCGAGTGCTGCAACAAACGATTACCACCGATAGTCCCCTAGTGGGTACGCCTGTCCACCGCTGGCAGCGCCGTCACCAACGCCTGATTAGTGTGCGCGCCTGCCATTCCCAATCCTCAATCTTCCAGCCCACTCGCCCCCACCGCCTCTTTAACCATTGGCCACCAGATTTGCTGTTTGAGGTGGGCGATCGCCCCATTTGGATTGAACGGGTGGAAGTGGTGAAATCCCTGCCCATCCCTGACCCCAATCCCATCCAGCGCCTTATTCAGCAGATGCGCCAACTACCTGAGCAGGCAGAACAATTCTGGCAGTGGATCCATCGCGATCGCTCCCGTGAGTTAATTTTCAACGGCCTCTGGATTGGCAGTGGTCTGTGGCTGCTGACGGCTCTCCTGTTGCGCTACAACGTCCCCGACCTCACGTGGCAAAAGGCCTTTGCTGCTGGGTTTATTCTCCTATTGGGGGGCTTTGGCGATGTCTTTGGTGGGCTAGAAAATGATCCCGTGCCCCCTTGGCTGCTCGTGGTCTGTATTCTGGTGGCGATCGTCAGCCTCCTCTTTATTGTCGGTGTCTTGGGACTGTTGGCCGAAAAACTCCTGCAAGCGCGGTTTGACTTCCTCAGGAAACGGCCGCCCTTGCCTACGGCGGATCATGTGATTGTTGTGGGCTTAGATCGCATCGGTCAGCAGGTGGTGCAGATCCTGCGCTCTTTTCGTCAGCCCTTGGTGATCCTAGTGGACGACCCAGAGCAAACCCAGCTGTTTGAAGATCTGCCAATGCTCTTTGGCAACATTCCGGAAAAGCTTCTTCAAGCCCATTTAGACACTGCCAAAAGTGTGGTTCTCACCACTGCTGATGAAATGTTGAACTTAGAGGTAGCGCTAATTGCTCGCCAAGCCACAGAGCAGCGGGAGTCCCCCATTGGTCTAGTCATCGGCATCTATGATCCCACCCTCACGAACGACCTGCGAGAGCTGCTCCCCCGTGCTCGTCCCCTCTGTGCCTATGCCCTTGCAGCGGAAGCCTTTGCCGGTGCGGCATTTGGTGAGACGATGCTCGGCCTCTTTCAGATTGATCAACAGACGGTGCTCATTGCCGACTACACCGTTACCGCAGGCGACACTCTTGAGGGCAAGTTGATTGGCGAAGTGGCCTATGGTTACGCCGTCATCCCTATTTTCTACAATCGCCATGAGCAGTTTCTCGGCGGTGAGACCAGTCATCAGTTCTTGCCCAGTGAGACATTGCAATTAACCGTGGGCGATCGCCTGATTGTTTTAGCGACAATTGATGGCCTACGGCGCATTGAACAGGGCAAAATGGCGCCCCGCCGTCTCTGGCGGCTTTGGGTTGGTCATCCTCGCAATGCGGAAGCCGCCCTAGAAATTGGCAATCTGATCACCAAGATCACGGGTCTGCCCCTGCCGCGATCGCGCACCTTTATCCAGCACCTGCCTGCGACACTGACCCTCGCACTTTACGAACCCCAAGCCTTTCGCCTCGGTCAACAACTGCAAGCCCTAGCCCCTGTGCGCCTCTTTCCCTTGGTGGCTCAGGAAACCCCGTAG
- a CDS encoding iron uptake porin — protein MEQVTSVNQLSDVRPTDWAYQALASLVEKYGCIAGYPDGTFRGNRALTRFEMAAALNACLDVISDRFASKEDLETVRKLMQDYAAELATLRGRVDNLESRTAALEATQFSTTTKLTGQAIFSFEAAGGGAPVGTDPNPVVNYRVRLNLNTSFTGKDMLITGLQAANFGGALLGGNSVQNTLFPGSLLDSGSTNLSFAPQFAFDPSNLNSSAYSPNTLNLYKLLYIFPVTSKFTAFVFPKAETTDAFPQIIPWADDGQGAISRFATVNPIARLSGGTSGIGLASGAGFIWNPSKTVNLTALYGSVTAGIPTLQPFVNPLGSGFFPNDENSFTGALQATFTPNKKLAAAFNFAYSQHAVNILGTGLSSNGLLGTGGDVFAIPGSPNGLAQRVQLVGLGGTFTYNFTDKIAFSAYGAGIIVDAIGGTNTLAGGALVPFNGKSYYTSFMGGIYFKDAFFQGNAAGFIFGQPLYLEGTTIGTAALNAIPGFTKARPFQLETFYRFQVNDNLSVTPGVFVIFNPEFNSDNQTTVVGVLRSTFTF, from the coding sequence ATGGAACAGGTCACTTCTGTCAATCAACTCTCGGATGTGCGACCAACCGACTGGGCCTACCAAGCACTGGCATCCCTTGTCGAAAAATATGGCTGTATTGCTGGGTATCCCGATGGGACGTTTCGGGGGAATCGTGCCCTAACGCGCTTTGAAATGGCTGCCGCCCTCAATGCCTGCCTCGATGTCATTAGCGATCGCTTTGCCAGCAAGGAAGATTTAGAAACCGTCCGCAAATTGATGCAGGACTATGCCGCTGAGCTAGCAACCCTGCGGGGACGGGTGGATAACCTCGAAAGCCGTACCGCTGCCCTAGAAGCAACCCAATTCTCCACCACCACCAAACTCACGGGGCAAGCTATCTTCTCCTTTGAGGCGGCAGGGGGTGGTGCACCTGTAGGAACTGATCCCAATCCTGTGGTCAACTATCGAGTGCGCCTCAACCTCAACACCAGCTTCACTGGCAAAGATATGCTGATTACGGGGTTGCAGGCAGCTAACTTTGGCGGCGCTCTGCTGGGGGGTAATAGCGTTCAAAATACTCTCTTTCCCGGCAGCTTGCTGGATTCGGGCAGTACCAACCTGAGTTTTGCGCCGCAATTTGCCTTTGATCCTTCAAACTTGAATTCGAGTGCCTATAGTCCCAACACGCTCAATCTCTATAAACTGCTCTATATCTTTCCAGTAACGAGCAAATTTACGGCATTTGTCTTTCCCAAGGCAGAGACCACTGATGCTTTTCCACAAATTATTCCTTGGGCGGACGATGGGCAGGGAGCAATTTCTCGGTTTGCGACAGTCAACCCGATCGCCCGTCTTTCAGGAGGGACATCTGGTATTGGCCTAGCGTCAGGGGCAGGGTTTATTTGGAATCCCTCAAAAACCGTGAACTTAACCGCGCTCTATGGCAGTGTGACAGCAGGCATTCCAACCTTGCAGCCATTCGTGAATCCCCTCGGCTCGGGTTTCTTCCCCAATGATGAGAATTCCTTTACAGGAGCTTTGCAGGCCACGTTTACCCCCAATAAAAAACTAGCCGCCGCCTTCAACTTTGCCTATTCACAACATGCGGTCAATATCTTGGGCACGGGCTTATCGTCGAATGGCCTTCTAGGCACTGGGGGTGATGTGTTTGCGATTCCGGGTAGCCCCAACGGCTTAGCCCAACGGGTGCAACTGGTGGGTTTGGGGGGAACCTTCACCTACAACTTCACGGATAAAATTGCCTTTTCTGCCTACGGTGCCGGCATTATTGTGGATGCCATTGGCGGTACAAATACGCTTGCAGGTGGTGCCTTAGTCCCCTTTAACGGCAAATCCTACTACACGAGTTTTATGGGGGGGATTTACTTTAAGGATGCTTTCTTCCAAGGCAATGCTGCGGGCTTTATCTTTGGTCAGCCCCTCTATCTTGAAGGGACAACCATTGGCACAGCGGCCTTGAATGCCATACCGGGGTTCACAAAGGCACGTCCTTTCCAACTGGAGACCTTTTATCGTTTTCAAGTGAACGACAATTTGAGTGTGACACCGGGGGTCTTTGTCATCTTCAATCCTGAGTTTAACAGTGATAACCAAACGACCGTGGTCGGGGTTTTGCGCTCCACGTTTACATTCTAG
- a CDS encoding FHA domain-containing protein, whose product MSGHREHHLLNIEDETGKRTIPLDAATYSIGRDVTNAIVIHGHGVSRQHALLLRIPSPNGYRYRVVDGNADGKPSANGILVNGQRVQSHELKDGDEINFGGSVKAHYATVSMGEAEFIKYLKSVNYHSIKVVPMTSTITQAEEGADDKKSEEETQFNATPPPLPSNATPESLPAPKSSPPWLLIVGGIVIVLLIVGIGVVIMNRTPVPPLETPTQTQ is encoded by the coding sequence ATGAGTGGTCACCGTGAGCACCATCTACTCAACATTGAGGATGAAACAGGTAAGCGCACGATCCCTTTGGATGCGGCAACCTACTCCATTGGCCGCGATGTCACCAATGCGATCGTCATTCATGGTCACGGTGTCTCACGGCAACACGCCCTGCTGCTGCGGATTCCCTCACCAAATGGCTATCGCTATCGTGTCGTAGATGGTAATGCCGATGGTAAGCCCAGTGCCAACGGTATCCTAGTGAATGGCCAGCGGGTGCAAAGCCATGAGCTAAAAGATGGAGATGAAATTAACTTTGGCGGATCCGTGAAGGCGCACTATGCCACTGTGTCCATGGGCGAGGCGGAGTTTATTAAGTATTTGAAGAGCGTCAACTATCACAGCATTAAGGTCGTGCCCATGACCTCAACGATTACCCAAGCTGAAGAAGGCGCAGACGATAAAAAATCAGAAGAAGAAACGCAATTTAATGCCACTCCCCCACCGCTGCCATCCAATGCTACCCCAGAGTCCCTTCCAGCCCCGAAATCCTCACCCCCTTGGTTGCTGATTGTTGGCGGGATCGTCATTGTTCTTTTGATCGTGGGAATTGGCGTTGTGATCATGAACCGAACACCTGTCCCCCCACTGGAGACCCCCACGCAAACGCAGTGA
- a CDS encoding tRNA (5-methylaminomethyl-2-thiouridine)(34)-methyltransferase MnmD, which yields MAYSQDLAPTLNSIWQPQPTADGSFTFFSPEFGETFHSLGGARQEAFDKFAIATDLPRKAQASQLKLLDICYGLGYNTAAALEVIWQHNPTCYVTVVGLELDPRVPQAALAVMPPWSASVQEILQRLADQQQATTPQCQAQLLIGDARQTIQDLVRQGFQADAIFLDPFSPQRCPQLWTVEFLRLVAQCLALEGHLATYCRAAAVRSALQAAGLHLGTLPIAAPQHSHEWAQGTVARWQADQLIPLSPMEQEHLQTRAGIPYRDPQLRDSPEVIRSRRQAEQQTSHQESTSHWRRRWGIT from the coding sequence ATGGCCTATTCCCAAGACTTAGCTCCTACCTTGAACTCAATCTGGCAGCCCCAACCGACGGCGGATGGTTCTTTTACGTTTTTTTCGCCAGAATTTGGCGAAACGTTCCATAGCCTTGGGGGAGCACGTCAAGAAGCCTTTGATAAGTTCGCGATCGCCACCGATCTCCCCCGCAAAGCCCAAGCATCGCAGCTCAAGCTTTTAGACATCTGCTATGGTTTAGGCTACAACACTGCCGCTGCCTTAGAAGTCATTTGGCAACACAATCCCACCTGCTATGTCACCGTCGTCGGCTTAGAACTGGATCCTCGCGTTCCCCAAGCCGCGTTGGCTGTCATGCCCCCCTGGTCTGCCTCGGTTCAGGAGATTCTCCAGAGATTAGCTGACCAGCAGCAGGCGACCACCCCACAGTGTCAGGCGCAACTTTTAATTGGGGATGCCCGCCAAACGATTCAAGACCTTGTTCGCCAAGGATTTCAAGCAGATGCGATTTTTCTTGATCCCTTTTCACCCCAGCGCTGTCCGCAACTGTGGACGGTGGAATTTCTGCGTCTAGTGGCTCAGTGTTTAGCACTTGAAGGGCATTTGGCCACCTATTGTCGTGCTGCTGCCGTTCGTTCCGCTTTGCAGGCGGCGGGTTTACACCTTGGGACGCTGCCGATTGCTGCCCCCCAGCACAGTCATGAGTGGGCACAGGGAACCGTGGCACGCTGGCAAGCCGATCAGCTCATTCCCCTTTCGCCCATGGAGCAGGAACATTTGCAGACGCGCGCGGGTATTCCCTATCGCGATCCCCAACTGCGGGACAGTCCTGAGGTCATTCGATCGCGCCGCCAAGCAGAGCAGCAAACCTCTCATCAGGAATCCACTAGCCACTGGCGACGCCGCTGGGGCATTACCTAG
- a CDS encoding M50 family metallopeptidase: MFGLRPDPKSAPLNLSVNKQPRSALLLAIAALIAIILWQIPLGNYLLYPFTILATWFHEMGHGLTAVLLGGYFRELVIYPSGSGFARYGGEVLLGNLGHGLVAIGGPLGPAIAGSLFIFSSRSHGATDFCLKALGIMMLASVLLWVRSLFGIVFIASIGVAILLVAYQGNRWLKGIAIQFLGVQACISTFQQVNYLFTYAILGGQLSDTGLLQQYLWLPYWLWGALIAVMSLGLLLWSLKVAYTHSR; this comes from the coding sequence ATGTTTGGCTTGCGCCCAGACCCCAAGTCTGCCCCTTTGAACCTTTCAGTCAATAAACAACCTCGTTCGGCGCTACTGCTGGCGATCGCGGCACTGATAGCCATCATTCTCTGGCAGATTCCCTTGGGGAACTATCTGCTGTACCCCTTTACGATTTTGGCCACGTGGTTCCACGAGATGGGGCATGGCCTTACTGCCGTTTTGTTGGGGGGCTACTTTCGAGAACTAGTCATCTATCCCAGTGGTTCAGGGTTCGCCCGCTATGGAGGTGAGGTGCTGCTGGGAAATTTAGGACATGGCTTAGTCGCCATTGGCGGGCCATTGGGACCCGCGATCGCTGGCAGTCTTTTTATTTTCTCTAGTCGTTCTCACGGTGCCACAGACTTTTGTCTAAAAGCGCTGGGAATCATGATGCTAGCCTCGGTACTGCTGTGGGTGCGATCGCTCTTTGGCATTGTCTTCATTGCCTCCATAGGTGTGGCCATCCTGCTTGTGGCCTATCAGGGAAACCGCTGGCTGAAGGGGATTGCGATTCAGTTCCTTGGTGTGCAGGCCTGTATTAGCACTTTTCAGCAGGTGAACTACCTGTTTACCTACGCTATTCTGGGGGGACAGCTTTCTGATACAGGTCTTTTGCAGCAATATCTGTGGCTCCCCTATTGGTTGTGGGGAGCACTCATTGCGGTGATGAGCTTGGGGTTGCTGCTGTGGAGTCTCAAGGTGGCCTACACCCACTCTAGGTAA
- the infC gene encoding translation initiation factor IF-3, translated as MINERIRFPRVRVVDSDGSQLGIMSSQEAMAIAREKELDLVLVSDKADPPVCKIIDYGKFRFEQEKKAREARKKQHTSDVKEVKMRYKIEEHDYNVCINRAERFLKAGDKVKATVTFRGREIQHSHLAEELLNRMANDLQAVAEVQQAPKQEGRNMIMLLAPKR; from the coding sequence ATGATTAATGAACGCATCCGCTTTCCTCGGGTGCGAGTGGTGGATAGTGATGGTTCCCAGTTGGGGATTATGTCGTCCCAAGAGGCGATGGCGATCGCCCGCGAAAAGGAGCTTGATCTTGTTCTTGTGAGCGATAAGGCGGATCCACCCGTTTGTAAAATTATTGACTACGGCAAGTTTCGCTTTGAACAGGAAAAGAAGGCGCGTGAAGCCCGTAAAAAGCAACACACCTCCGATGTCAAAGAGGTGAAGATGCGCTACAAAATTGAAGAGCACGACTATAATGTCTGCATCAATCGGGCGGAGCGTTTTCTCAAGGCCGGAGACAAGGTAAAGGCCACTGTGACGTTCCGAGGGCGGGAAATTCAGCACTCCCACCTAGCCGAAGAACTCCTCAACCGCATGGCCAATGACCTGCAAGCGGTTGCCGAAGTACAGCAGGCACCCAAGCAAGAGGGGCGCAATATGATTATGCTTTTGGCGCCGAAGCGTTAG